One region of Akkermansiaceae bacterium genomic DNA includes:
- a CDS encoding helix-turn-helix transcriptional regulator, with protein MPSEEADAFLKALVEELKEIRAAAGVSQEQLATQSGVDRAIISRLERLERIPSIMALYDLARALKVPFHLIAEKAEQRKP; from the coding sequence ATGCCCAGTGAGGAAGCGGATGCCTTTTTGAAAGCCCTTGTGGAGGAACTTAAAGAGATCCGTGCGGCCGCTGGCGTATCCCAGGAGCAGTTGGCCACCCAAAGTGGTGTGGATCGGGCCATCATCAGCCGTCTGGAGCGCCTCGAACGGATCCCAAGCATAATGGCCCTATACGATCTTGCTCGTGCTCTGAAGGTGCCTTTCCATCTGATTGCCGAAAAGGCTGAGCAACGAAAACCCTGA